A window from Fragaria vesca subsp. vesca linkage group LG5, FraVesHawaii_1.0, whole genome shotgun sequence encodes these proteins:
- the LOC101314663 gene encoding glucose-6-phosphate isomerase 1, chloroplastic-like, with product MASISGICSSSPSLKPRLRPVAAVTASLLRRDSVSFPVLPRPGDRSLFAASVAREVSAELAKSDGGAVAEEEKKKVLEKDSRALWRRYLDWLYQHKELGLYLDVSRVGFTDEFVAEMEPRFQAAFKAMEELEKGAIANPDEGRMVGHYWLRDPKRAPNSFLRVQIENTLEALLKFSGDVVSGKIKPPSSPAGRFTQVLSVGIGGSALGPQFVAEALAPDVPPLKIRFIDNTDPAGIDHQIAQLGDELSSTLVIVISKSGATPETRNGLLEVQKAFREAGLSFAKQGVAITQENSLLDNTARIEGWLARFPMFDWVGGRTSEMSAVGLLPAALQGIDIKEMLAGGKLMDEANRTTMLKNNPAALLALCWYWATDGLGSKDMVVLPYKDSLLLFSRYLQQLVMESIGKEFDLDGNRVNQGLTVYGNKGSTDQHAYIQQLRDGVHNFFVTFIEVLRDRPPGHDWELEPGVTCGDYLFGMLQGTRSALYSNDRESITVSVEEVTPRSVGALIALYERAVGIYASLVNINAYHQPGVEAGKKAAGEVLALQKRVLQVLNEASCKEPVEPLTLEEVADRCHSLDDIEMIYKIIAHMAANDRVLIAEGSCGSPRSIKVFLGECNVDALYS from the exons ATGGCTTCTATTTCCGGCATTTGCTCTTCCTCTCCCTCTCTCAAGCCGCGCCTCCGCCCGGTGGCCGCGGTGACGGCGAGTCTGCTGCGCCGCGACTCCGTCTCGTTTCCTGTCCTGCCCAGGCCCGGCGATCGGAGCTTGTTTGCTGCTTCCGTGGCGCGGGAGGTCTCGGCGGAGCTGGCCAAGAGCGACGGCGGCGCTGTGGCGGAGGAGGAGAAGAAGAAGGTGCTGGAGAAGGATTCGAGGGCGCTGTGGCGGAGGTATCTAGACTGGCTGTACCAGCACAAGGAGCTCGGGTTGTATTTGGATGTGAGTCGGGTCGGGTTTACTGACGAGTTCGTTGCGGAAATGGAGCCCCGGTTCCAGGCGGCGTTTAAGGCCATGGAGGAGCTGGAGAAGGGAGCGATTGCGAATCCCGACGAGGGGAGGATGGTCGGGCATTACTGGCTGAGGGACCCCAAGCGCGCGCCGAACTCGTTTTTAAGGGTTCAGATTGAGAACACTCTTGAGGCGCTGCTTAAGTTCTCCGGCGACGTCGTCAGCGGTAAG ATTAAGCCGCCGTCTTCTCCGGCGGGGCGGTTTACTCAAGTGCTTTCGGTTGGAATCGGAGGCTCGGCGCTTGGGCCACAGTTTGTTGCTGAGGCATTGGCGCCGGATGTTCCTCCTCTTAAG ATACGATTCATTGACAATACCGATCCAGCAGGAATTGATCATCAGATTGCGCAGCTAGGTGACGAGTTGTCTTCTACGCTTGTAATTGTGATTTCAAAG AGTGGAGCTACTCCTGAAACTAGAAATGGTTTACTTGAAGTACAGAAGGCCTTTCGTGAGGCTGGCCTGAGTTTTGCAAAACAG GGTGTGGCTATAACTCAAGAAAATTCATTATTAGACAACACTGCTAGAATTGAGGGGTGGTTAGCTAGATTCCCCATGTTTGACTGGGTTGGTGGAAGAACATCTGAGATGTCTGCAGTTGGTCTTCTTCCAGCAGCGCTTCAG GGAATTGACATTAAAGAAATGCTCGCTGGTGGAAAGTTGATGGATGAGGCTAATAGAACCACTATG CTTAAGAATAATCCTGCTGCCTTGCTTGCTTTATGTTGGTATTGGGCTACTGATGGGTTGGGATCCAAG GATATGGTTGTTCTTCCTTACAAGGACAGCCTACTATTATTTAGTCGGTATTTGCAGCAGTTGGTTATGGAATCTATTGGGAAAGAATTTGACCTTGATGGTAATCGG GTGAATCAAGGACTTACAGTGTACGGAAATAAAGGGAGCACGGATCAGCATGC ATACATCCAACAATTGAGAGATGGCGTGCACAATTTCTTTGTGACATTCATTGAAGTACTACGAGATAGGCCTCCCGGTCATGATTGGGAGCTTGAACCAGGTGTCACATGTGGTGACTACCTATTTGGAATGCTACAG GGAACACGATCGGCTCTTTATTCTAATGACCGAGAGTCGATTACAGTTTCTGTGGAAGAAGTAACACCTAGATCTGTAGGTGCTCTTATAGCACTTTATGAGAGAGCGGTAGGGATTTATGCCTCACTTGTCAACATTAATGCTTACCATCAACCTG GTGTTGAGGCCGGGAAGAAAGCAGCAGGAGAAGTATTAGCTCTTCAAAAGCGGGTTTTACAAGTACTTAATGAGGCCAG CTGTAAAGAGCCTGTCGAACCATTGACGCTAGAGGAAGTAGCCGATCGGTGCCACTCTCTGGATGAT ATCGAAATGATCTACAAGATCATAGCTCACATGGCGGCCAACGACAGAGTTCTTATTGCTGAAGGCAGTTGCGGTTCACCACGGAGCATCAAAGTTTTCCTCGGCGAGTGTAATGTGGATGCATTGTATTCTTGA
- the LOC101314952 gene encoding chaperone protein DnaJ-like, giving the protein MTWDEWGDNSFSDTDEQSQQQQTDQDSHLKFDFFSELSKPKDYYKILEVDYDATDDTIRSNYIRLALKWHPDKQKDKNCSTSRFQEINEAYQVLSDPAKRREYDKQGMLYVYDYNITEYLNRYKGLILTCNGLGIRHSIW; this is encoded by the exons ATGACGTGGGACGAGTGGGGCGACAACAGCTTCTCCGACACCGACGAACAATCACAACAACAACAGACCGACCAAGATTCGCACTTGAAGTTCGATTTCTTCTCGGAGCTCTCGAAACCCAAG GATTACTATAAGATTCTTGAAGTGGATTATGATGCCACCGACGATACCATTCGCTCCAATTACATTCGTCTCGCCCTG AAATGGCACCCAGATAAGCAAAAAGACAAGAACTGTTCCACCTCCAGGTTTCAAGAAATAAACGAGGCATATCAAG TTTTGAGTGACCCAGCTAAGAGAAGAGAATATGACAAGCAAGGGATGCTTTATGTCTATGATTATAACATAACT GAGTATCTGAACCGCTACAAAGGTCTTATATTGACATGCAATGGCCTTGGGATAAGGCATTCCATTTGGTAA